One window of the Vigna radiata var. radiata cultivar VC1973A chromosome 1, Vradiata_ver6, whole genome shotgun sequence genome contains the following:
- the LOC106759429 gene encoding uncharacterized protein LOC106759429 has product MNRPDEGVELHVYLGVSDTTISVVLVQELPTPKLVYFVSRTLQDAETRYRQVEKVALALLHATRRLRPYFQSHQVVVRTNHPISKVLRKPDLAGRMVAWAIELSEFGMRYEPRGSIRGQHLADFAAELPPAENDVWSLYVDGASGKNASGAGIVLEGPNGFLLEHSLLFKFKTSNNQAEYEALVAGLELAKDMGAKKLICRTDSQLVVGQMNRKFQVKEDHLSKYFHKASALISEFEEADIRHIPREKNARADLLSKLCSGKDKGQLTTVIKQVLLQPSVECHAITTDAANWRGEIRELIKKQDDGCSLRPEETKRIARFLLVGDDMYRRGFSTPLLKCVSGEEAQYVMDELHNGVCGFHSGQRTLKARILKVGYYWPTMEEDSRVFTRKCLRCQAHANDLRAPPHLLHSITAPWPFSQWGMDIVGPFPVGPAQKKFLLVAIDYFTKWVEAEPLAIITAGQVQKFCWKLICRFGLPKTIITDNGRQFIDKKLREFYQNLGIKHVTSSVEHPQTNGQVEAINKTIVAELKRRLGEKKAAWVEELPEVL; this is encoded by the coding sequence ATGAATCGCCCGGACGAGGGAGTAGAGTTACACGTCTACCTGGGAGTTTCGGACACTACTATAAGTGTCGTTTTAGTCCAAGAGCTTCCTACACCGAAGCTTGTGTATTTCGTTAGCCGCACGCTGCAAGATGCCGAGACCCGATATCGACAGGTGGAGAAGGTCGCGCTGGCCTTGCTCCATGCCACACGGCGGTTGCGACCCTATTTCCAGAGCCACCAGGTGGTTGTCCGAACCAACCACCCAATCTCCAAGGTGCTAAGAAAGCCCGACCTGGCCGGACGGATGGTAGCGTGGGCAATAGAATTATCCGAGTTCGGAATGCGCTATGAACCCAGGGGTTCCATAAGGGGGCAACATCTTGCAGACTTCGCTGCAGAATTGCCACCGGCGGAAAACGACGTTTGGAGCTTATATGTTGACGGAGCTTCTGGTAAGAATGCAAGCGGGGCCGGCATCGTCCTCGAGGGGCCGAACGGTTTTCTTTTAGAGCACTCCCTTTTGTTCAAATTCAAAACATCCAACAACCAGGCAGAGTATGAAGCCCTAGTGGCGGGCCTGGAACTGGCCAAGGATATGGGAGCTAAGAAATTGATCTGTCGAACCGATTCTCAGTTGGTGGTCGGTCAGATGAACAGGAAGTTCCAGGTAAAAGAGGACCACCTCTCCAAGTACTTCCATAAGGCATCCGCGTTGATTTCGGAGTTCGAAGAGGCGGATATCCGGCACATCCCCCGCGAGAAGAACGCGAGGGCGGACCTGTTATCCAAGTTATGTTCCGGCAAGGACAAAGGGCAGTTGACAACGGTTATCAAGCAGGTCCTTCTGCAGCCGTCCGTCGAATGCCATGCAATTACCACAGATGCCGCCAACTGGAGGGGAGAAATCAGAGAGCTAATAAAGAAACAAGACGACGGATGTAGCCTCCGGCcggaagaaacaaaaagaatagCTCGTTTCCTGCTAGTAGGCGACGACATGTATAGAAGGGGATTCTCCACCCCTCTACTCAAGTGCGTGTCCGGAGAAGAAGCGCAGTACGTGATGGACGAGCTCCACAACGGGGTTTGTGGATTCCACTCGGGGCAAAGAACTCTGAAAGCCCGGATCCTAAAGGTCGGCTACTATTGGCCCACTATGGAAGAAGACTCCCGCGTTTTCACTAGAAAATGTTTACGGTGTCAAGCGCACGCCAATGACCTCCGGGCCCCGCCCCATCTTTTGCATTCTATCACAGCCCCGTGGCCTTTCTCCCAATGGGGCATGGACATAGTAGGTCCTTTCCCAGTCGGCCCAGCACAGAAGAAATTTCTCCTGGTGGCAATCGATTATTTCACCAAGTGGGTGGAGGCCGAGCCTTTAGCCATTATAACGGCCGGCCAAGTACAAAAGTTTTGCTGGAAGCTGATTTGTAGATTCGGCCTCCCGAAAACGATCATCACCGACAACGGAAGACAATTCATAGATAAGAAGTTGAGGGAATTCTACCAAAATCTGGGAATTAAGCATGTGACGAGTTCAGTCGAACACCCCCAAACCAACGGGCAGGTCGAAGCCATAAACAAAACTATTGTGGCAGAGTTAAAAAGAAGGTTGGGGGAGAAAAAGGCAGCATGGGTCGAAGAGCTGCCCGAGGTCTTGTAG
- the LOC106759442 gene encoding uncharacterized protein LOC106759442: MVTTRNTNTEDQTEMLRLMEQRMMEMQRKHEEEMAAMRAECLAQIAKSKNGGNGGEQGEGAGEKRIPLEGENSSAHADGREERGNKDSQSLVKVKESTTMVPFVREIMEVNISEQFVPPRFKMYDGTSDPTAHVKSFINAMTFRTGCDAIWCRAFSLSLEGEALEWFNSLPVNSIENFKSLGEMFKRQFAASNMEEVTVVDLMNLKQGKEESLKSFMDRYQKTVRRVRGLSLELALQYVMPALRPGPYKDSVCRNPPSTMEELRKRAADEARVENMKQNYRREQQEAKAEKGDSRKGEGQGSKPNGPRLREGPRGPRFPHYTPLNAPRARILQEALSTQVLSTPQKRPTPPGADLSKRCLYHQNSGHDTEDCVMLKDKIEELIRIGQLQQYVRREDVHRTEGPSRREHSYTRPVSPTRNIRRETNYRTYDRPPRDQGRRTDRRDRSRSRDASRGPLRGTINTISGGFAGGGSTSSARKRSIRALRSIHAVDVRRRSMPPITFSXEDFXXPDPDQDDPMVINIEIARYGVNRVLVDQGSSVNILYWRTFLQMDISKDLIVPYDEQIVGFAGEQVDTKGYIDLNTRLGTRRESEEMKVRFILVDASTAYNVLLGRPCLNAFGAIVSTPHLTMKYPTRRGTICTVRANQKMARECYAAGLRIYPKEEKRKVSRSEVALADLDPRTNIDDRLEPVGETQPILVGTKADQTTTIARGLPEVIEKELRNMLWNNRDLFAWTAADMPGIHPSVMSHKLSLYKDARPISQKKRKMGDEKRKAVEEEVRKLKEAGFIKEVTYTMWLANVVMVKKANGKWRMCTDYTDLNKACPKDSYPLPSIDALVDSASGHKILSFLDAYSGYNQILMHSPDREKTAFMSDRANYCYEVMPFGLKNAGATYQRLMDRVFAKQIGRCMDVYIDDMVVRSPDEQSHLRDLEEVFGEVRRYGMRLNPAKCTFGVSEGKFLGFMLTSRGIEANPDKCEAILKMPSPTTLKDIQRLVGRLTALSRFIPKLAERARPIMKKMKKDALSK; this comes from the coding sequence atggtgaccacaagaaacaCTAACACCGAGGATCAGACAGAGATGTTGAGGTTGATGGAGCAGAGGATGATGGAGATGCAGCGAAAGCACGAAGAGGAGATGGCTGCGATGAGGGCTGAATGTTTGGCCCAAATCGCGAAGAGTAAGAACGGGGGAAACGGAGGCGAGCAAGGTGAGGGAGCAGGAGAGAAGCGGATACCATTGGAGGGGGAAAACAGTAGTGCTCACGCAGACGGAAGAGAGGAGAGGGGAAACAAAGATAGCCAATCACTGGTTAAGGTGAAGGAGTCAACCACTATGGTGCCGTTCGTGCGGGAAATTATGGAAGTAAACATATCGGAGCAGTTTGTACCGCCTCGATTCAAGATGTACGACGGGACGTCCGACCCGACCGCCCACGTTAAGTCATTCATCAACGCCATGACCTTCCGCACCGGGTGTGACGCCATTTGGTGTAGGGCGTTCTCTCTGTCCCTGGAAGGAGAAGCTTTAGAATGGTTTAACTCGTTACCGGTTAATTCCATTGAGAACTTCAAGAGTTTGGGAGAAATGTTCAAAAGACAATTTGCCGCGAGCAATATGGAGGAGGTGACGGTGGTAGACCTGATGAATCTGAAGCAGGGTAAGGAAGAATCTCTGAAGTCTTTCATGGATCGGTATCAGAAAACAGTCCGTAGAGTAAGGGGCCTGAGTTTAGAACTAGCCCTCCAGTATGTAATGCCTGCATTGAGACCAGGCCCTTATAAAGACAGTGTGTGCCGGAATCCCCCCAGTACAATGGAGGAATTGAGGAAACGGGCGGCCGATGAGGCTCGGGTGGagaatatgaaacaaaattaccGACGAGAACAACAGGAGGCTAAGGCCGAGAAGGGGGACAGTAGAAAAGGTGAAGGCCAAGGAAGCAAACCGAACGGACCTAGACTCAGAGAAGGGCCGAGGGGCCCCAGATTCCCGCATTACACTCCTCTCAACGCCCCCAGAGCCCGGATACTGCAAGAGGCGCTGAGCACCCAAGTCTTATCAACACCTCAGAAGCGGCCCACGCCTCCAGGGGCGGACCTGAGTAAGCGATGCCTATATCACCAAAACTCCGGACATGATACGGAGGATTGCGTGATGTTGAAAGACAAGATTGAGGAGCTCATCCGAATAGGGCAGCTGCAGCAATATGTTAGAAGAGAAGACGTCCACCGAACGGAGGGACCGTCCAGAAGAGAACACTCTTATACGAGACCGGTTAGTCCGACCAGAAACATCAGAAGGGAAACGAACTACCGGACATATGATCGTCCGCCTAGAGATCAGGGGAGGCGGACGGACAGAAGAGACAGGAGCCGCAGTAGGGACGCCTCGAGAGGACCTTTGAGAGGAACGATAAACACCATCTCCGGAGGCTTTGCCGGAGGGGGGTCCACCTCGTCCGCCAGGAAAAGGAGTATCAGGGCGCTGAGATCCATACATGCTGTTGACGTCCGAAGGAGATCGATGCCACCTATCACCTTCTCNGANGAGGATTTTCANNCCCCNGACCCCGATCAGGATGACCCAATGGTCATCAACATTGAGATAGCCCGTTACGGAGTGAATAGGGTATTGGTGGACCAGGGCAGCTCGGTCAACATACTGTACTGGAGGACTTTCCTCCAAATGGACATATCGAAGGACCTCATCGTTCCTTATGACGAACAGATTGTGGGATTCGCCGGAGAGCAAGTAGACACAAAGGGCTATATCGACCTTAACACCCGCCTGGGGACGAGGCGGGAGAGCGAGGAGATGAAGGTAAGATTCATACTAGTGGATGCAAGTACCGCTTACAATGTTTTGTTGGGACGACCATGTCTTAATGCGTTTGGGGCGATTGTCTCCACTCCCCACTTGACAATGAAGTATCCCACCCGAAGGGGGACTATTTGCACAGTAAGAGCCAATCAGAAAATGGCCAGGGAATGCTACGCGGCCGGTTTACGCATATACCCGAAGGAAGAGAAGCGAAAGGTAAGCCGGTCCGAAGTCGCTTTGGCCGACCTCGACCCGCGAACTAATATAGACGATCGGCTGGAACCGGTGGGGGAAACCCAGCCTATATTGGTAGGGACTAAGGCCGACCAAACCACCACTATAGCAAGGGGATTACCGGAGGTGATTGAGAAGGAGCTGCGGAATATGTTGTGGAACAACCGAGACTTGTTCGCCTGGACGGCAGCAGATATGCCGGGAATACATCCGTCTGTGATGTCTCATAAGTTATCGTTATACAAGGACGCCCGTCCAATCTCCCAGAAGAAACGAAAGATGGGAGACGAGAAGAGGAAGGCAGTTGAGGAAGAAGTGCGAAAACTAAAGGAGGCAGGGTTTATCAAGGAAGTGACGTACACAATGTGGTTAGCCAACGTAGTAATGGTGAAAAAGGCGAACGGGAAGTGGCGGATGTGTACAGATTACACGGATTTGAACAAGGCGTGCCCAAAGGATTCTTACCCTTTGCCGAGCATAGACGCTCTAGTGGACAGCGCTTCCGGACACAAGATACtcagtttcttggatgcttactCCGGATACAATCAAATCCTAATGCATTCCCCTGATCGAGAGAAGACCGCCTTCATGTCGGACCGGGCCAATTATTGTTACGAGGTAATGCCGTTCGGATTGAAGAATGCGGGGGCCACCTACCAGAGGCTGATGGATAGGGTCTTCGCCAAACAGATTGGGCGTTGCATGGACGTATACATCGACGACATGGTGGTCCGGTCGCCCGATGAGCAGAGCCACTTGCGTGACTTGGAGGAAGTCTTTGGCGAAGTTCGGAGGTACGGGATGAGGTTGAATCCGGCGAAGTGCACTTTTGGGGTATCCGAAGGAAAATTTCTTGGCTTCATGCTGACATCCCGGGGAATTGAGGCTAATCCAGACAAATGCGAGGCCATCTTGAAAATGCCGAGCCCGACGACCTTGAAAGATATCCAAAGGTTAGTCGGACGTCTCACGGCTTTGTCCCGATTCATCCCGAAATTGGCCGAGCGGGCAAGGCCAatcatgaagaaaatgaagaaagatgcTCTTAGCAAATAG
- the LOC106774768 gene encoding mRNA-decapping enzyme subunit 2 → MSNHHRSSSKNGLPPQELLDDLCSRFVLNVPKEDLQSFERILFLVEYAHWFYEDNSVENNPSLKSLNLKEFTSLLFNSCDVLKPYVAHIDDIFKDFTSYKVRVPVTGAIILDETYERCLLVKGWKGSSWSFPRGKKSKDEEDHACAIREVMEETGFDVSKLLNKDEYLEVIFGQQRVRLYIIAGVKDDTSFAPLTKKEISEIAWHRLDDLQPATDEVISRGITGLKLYMVAPFLASLKSWISTHHPAMAPRPDLPLKGICVWKAKHNSIGSSSTVVDNQPTKPESDSHTHDVGPGKSFRNFRFDTASILQAMEASFSS, encoded by the exons ATGTCGAATCATCACCGTTCTTCCTCTAAGAACGGTCTACCACCTCAAGAACTTCTTGATGATCTCTGCAG TCGCTTTGTGCTAAATGTGCCAAAGGAAGATCTTCAGTCTTTTGAAAGGATCTTGTTTCTTGTGGAGTATGCACATTGGTTTTATGAAGATAACTCTGTAGAAAATAATCCATCTCTGAAATCATTAAATCTGAAGGAGTTTACTTCTTTGT TGTTCAACAGTTGTGATGTTTTAAAGCCTTACGTGGCCCATATAGATGATATTTTCAAGGACTTCACATCCTATAAGGTTCGAGTTCCTGTAACTGGGGCAATAATTCTTGATGAAACATATGAAAGG TGTTTGCTAGTAAAGGGATGGAAAGGTTCAAGTTGGAGCTTCCCTCGTGGCAAAAAGagcaaagatgaagaagatCATGCATGTGCCATTAGAGAA GTCATGGAAGAAACCGGTTTTGATGTTTCAAAACTTCTTAACAAGGATGAATACCTTGAAGTTATCTTTGGGCAACAGAGAGTGAGGCTTTACATTATTGCTGGAGTAAAAGATGATACATCATTTGCTCCGCTTACCAAAAAGGAAATCAGT GAAATTGCATGGCACCGGCTTGATGACCTCCAACCAGCAACTGATGAAGTGATATCTCGAGGGATCACTGGGCTTAAGCTTTATATGGTGGCCCCTTTTCTGGC ATCATTGAAATCATGGATTTCTACCCACCATCCTGCTATGGCTCCAAGGCCTGATTTGCCTCTTAAAG gaatTTGCGTGTGGAAAGCAAAACACAATTCTATTGGAAGTAGCTCCACAGTAGTGGATAACCAGCCTACAAAACCGGAATCTGATTCTCACACCCATGATGTGGGGCCTGGCAAGAGCTTTAGGAATTTCAGATTTGATACTGCCTCAATTTTACAAGCAATGGAAGCTTCCTTTTCTTCATGA